DNA from Kitasatospora acidiphila:
CCAGCCGCCCGTGCCCGGGGAACCCGCCAAGGCGGTCCGACTGCGCCGGCAGATGGCCGACGCCGTCATCGCGGCCGGCTGGGCGCCCTCCCCCGCAGTCCAGGACGCGCTGCGCACGGTGCCCCGCCACCGGTTCGCACCGGAGAAGGACCTCGCGACCGCCTACGACGACGACCTGGCCATCGTCACCCGCTGGGACGGGAGCGGGCGGGCGACCAGCTCGGTGTCCGCGGCGTGGCTGCAGGCCGACATGATCGAGAAGCTCCGGTTGGAGCCCGGCGCGGCTGTGCTGGAGGTCGGTTCCGGTGGCTACAACGCGGAGTTGATCGCGCACGTCGTCGGCGAGGGCGGACAGGTGGTCACCGTCGACATCGACCCGTACGTCGTGCACCGCACCCGGCGGTTCACCGCGGAGGCCGGCAGTGGTCGCGTCCTGGCCCTGCAGGGCGATGGAGCCCTCGGCGCACCGGCGCGGCACGTGCCCCGCGGCGGGTTCGACGGATGCGTGATCACGCACAACGTCTGGGACATCGTCCCCGCCTGGCGGCAGCAACTGGCTGAAGGCGCAAGGATGGTGGTCCCGCTGGAGGTTCACGGCTACACCCGCGCGATCGCCTTTGAGCGCCGCGGTGACGTGCTGCACGCGACGGGCTGGACGTACTGCGGGTTCGTCCGCGACCTCGGCCAGAACGGCCGCACCACCCCGGTCGTCGACCTGGCCGGCGGTGAGCTGCGGCTGCGCTTCGAGGACGGGCCGACCGGCGACATCGCAGGGCTCGAGGAGGCGCTGCGTGGCTCGCGGCACGAGGTGCGCACCGGCGTGACGGTTGCCGGCGGGGAGACCTTCGAGACGCTGCAGCTGTACCTGGCCACCACGCTGCCCGGCTTCTGCCGCCTGGCCGGCGACCGGGACAAGGACACCGGGATTGCCGCCTTCGCCCGCAGCGACAACGCGGCCGCCCTGCTCGGCGACGGCTGCCTGGCCTACCTCACCTACGTCTGGGTGCGCGACGGCGAGACGCCTGCCGAGCGCCGGGCAGAGTTCGTGGTCCACGCCTTCGGCGAGCACGGCCCGGCCCTGGCCTTGGCCGAACAGTTCGCCGCCGCCGTCCGTCTCTGGGACCAGCACGTGCGCGGCCACGGCTACCCCCAGCTGACCGTCCACCCCGCCACGACCCCGGACGCCGACCTCCCGCCCGGCCACGTCCTGGACAAGCGGCTCAGCCGCCTGGTGTTCCCATGGCCCGGACCTGACTCTCCCCTCCCCCGACAACCGGCGAGCCCGTCGCGCGGACCGCCGGATGACCGGCGACCAGCGCCCCACTGGCACGAACCCCGCAGGCAAGGAGAACCAGGTGCCGCATCCGATCGTCGACGTCGTCCTGCTGACCATGAACGACCGCCCCGAGGAGGAGCACGCCTCGCAGGCCACGCTCCTCGCCCAGCGCGGCGTAGAGGTGCGGGTCTGCGTCGTCGGCAACGGCTGCACCCCGGTTGTCGTCCCGCCGGGCGCGCGCACCGTCGTCCTGCCCGAGAACCTCGGCATCCCGGGCGGCCGCAATGAAGGCGCCCGCGCCCTCGCCGAGCTCGACCCGCCGGCTGACTACCTGTTCTTCTTGGACAACGACGCCTCCTTCCCTCATCCGGACGTCCTCGCCCAGCTCGTCGCCGAGGCCGAGAAGCACCCCGAAGCCGCCTACGTGCAACCGCGCCTGACCGGCCCGGACGACACCACCACACCACGGCGCTGGGTGCCCCGACTGCGCGTCGGCGACCCCGGCCGCCCCGGCACGATCACGTCCATGACCGAGGGCGTGGTCCTCGTCCGCCGCGCCGTCTTCGAGCAGGTCGGCGGCTGGAACGGCGGCCTGTTCCTCTATCACGAAGGGT
Protein-coding regions in this window:
- the fxlM gene encoding methyltransferase, FxLD system, translating into MAYVLEDWEQHYADGRGFRPLGDCERALLAEHVPAPEGGGRALDVGCGTGELAAHLVGLGYAVDGVDFAASALERARAEHDGVEGVRWLRLDIERDDPMYLGEDGYDLITLRLMYPFLGNRTRVLHALGERLRPGGALVVITLMVEQIPATRRAIALDEDEIGLLTAGWETAERWAADDLAVLVLRGPCHSDTRAVEKDPPTGHALTGAVVVVTDDAGRVLLGRSRRNMWELPAGKTSGSESFEEAAVRELAEETGLTAGTADATAVTMLSDDSHGVPRLTAVIRVSAWTGTLANPEARLFDRWEWHDLHALACLGEVFAPAAQALNAIWPGVIPDLPAVHAYPTATQPPVPGEPAKAVRLRRQMADAVIAAGWAPSPAVQDALRTVPRHRFAPEKDLATAYDDDLAIVTRWDGSGRATSSVSAAWLQADMIEKLRLEPGAAVLEVGSGGYNAELIAHVVGEGGQVVTVDIDPYVVHRTRRFTAEAGSGRVLALQGDGALGAPARHVPRGGFDGCVITHNVWDIVPAWRQQLAEGARMVVPLEVHGYTRAIAFERRGDVLHATGWTYCGFVRDLGQNGRTTPVVDLAGGELRLRFEDGPTGDIAGLEEALRGSRHEVRTGVTVAGGETFETLQLYLATTLPGFCRLAGDRDKDTGIAAFARSDNAAALLGDGCLAYLTYVWVRDGETPAERRAEFVVHAFGEHGPALALAEQFAAAVRLWDQHVRGHGYPQLTVHPATTPDADLPPGHVLDKRLSRLVFPWPGPDSPLPRQPASPSRGPPDDRRPAPHWHEPRRQGEPGAASDRRRRPADHERPPRGGARLAGHAPRPARRRGAGLRRRQRLHPGCRPAGRAHRRPAREPRHPGRPQ
- a CDS encoding glycosyltransferase family 2 protein translates to MRVCVVGNGCTPVVVPPGARTVVLPENLGIPGGRNEGARALAELDPPADYLFFLDNDASFPHPDVLAQLVAEAEKHPEAAYVQPRLTGPDDTTTPRRWVPRLRVGDPGRPGTITSMTEGVVLVRRAVFEQVGGWNGGLFLYHEGFDLSWRIWDRGCTGWYAAGIRMHHPLSSPTRHALFYRLSARNRVWVAYRNLPAPLITPYLLVWTASTAVRAVRGGGARESWQGFREGWAGRHDQDRHPMSWRTAWRLTAAGRPPVL